From a single Phragmites australis chromosome 7, lpPhrAust1.1, whole genome shotgun sequence genomic region:
- the LOC133924026 gene encoding uncharacterized protein LOC133924026 — protein sequence MNGAGLEEAGKGGGEVMAVTLEDLRKKMGDFARERGWEQFHSPRNLLLAMVGEVGELSEIFQWKGEVPKGLPGWEARETEHLGEELADVLLYLVRLSDMCGVDLGRAALRKMELNALKYPAGQCRGAAKNCTDDDCDKASAGGSDEAGASGAGEEHP from the exons ATGAACGGTGCTGGGTTGGAGGAGGCGGGCAAGGGTGGCGGCGAGGTGATGGCGGTGACGCTTGAGGATCTCAGGAAGAAGATGGGCGACTTCGCCAGGGAAAGGGGCTGGGAGCAGTTCCACAGCCCCAGGAACCTCCTCCTCGCTATG GTGGGTGAGGTGGGGGAGCTCTCGGAGATCTTCCAGTGGAAGGGGGAGGTGCCCAAGGGCCTGCCGGGGTGGGAGGCGAGGGAGACGGAGCACCTAGGCGAGGAGCTCGCTGACGTGCTCCTCTACCTCGTCCGCCTCTCCGACATGTGCGGCGTCGACCTGGGCCGGGCCGCGCTGCGGAAGATGGAGCTCAACGCGCTGAAGTATCCCGCCGGGCAGTGCCGGGGTGCAGCCAAGAACTGCACCGACGACGATTGTGACAAGGCCAGCGCCGGCGGTAGTGACGAGGCAGGTGCcagcggcgccggcgaggagcaTCCCTAG